Proteins encoded within one genomic window of Patescibacteria group bacterium:
- a CDS encoding dolichyl-phosphate beta-glucosyltransferase yields the protein MTESIYLSVIVPAYNESKRIAKTVKEIDDYLKSQKYSYEIVVVDDGSKDNTFDVVSGLKLPHVRPIKQAKNTGKGGAVKTGMLSAVGEYRLMCDADNATPISEITKLLAFANEFPVVIGSRYMKGSNIRIKQPLTRIIGSRLFNTLVQLLLLPGFPDTQCGFKLFRANVVDKLFGKLETNRWGFDLEILVRARKSFLYIKQVPVEWCDQEGSSVNGVSVFISAVKELINIKKQSKKWK from the coding sequence ATGACAGAATCAATATATCTGAGTGTTATCGTTCCGGCCTACAACGAGTCCAAACGCATCGCTAAAACTGTTAAAGAAATTGACGATTATTTAAAATCGCAAAAATACAGCTACGAAATTGTGGTGGTAGATGATGGTAGCAAAGATAATACGTTTGATGTGGTATCTGGGCTCAAACTACCGCACGTTAGACCAATAAAACAGGCTAAAAATACCGGTAAAGGTGGAGCGGTCAAAACCGGCATGCTCAGCGCTGTTGGCGAATATCGACTAATGTGCGATGCCGATAACGCCACACCGATTAGCGAAATAACCAAACTTTTGGCTTTTGCCAATGAATTCCCGGTGGTAATTGGTTCGCGCTATATGAAAGGATCCAACATCCGCATCAAGCAACCGTTAACGCGCATCATTGGATCACGCCTGTTTAACACCTTGGTTCAGCTACTACTTTTACCCGGTTTTCCGGACACTCAATGTGGCTTCAAACTATTTCGCGCCAATGTAGTAGATAAATTATTTGGCAAACTTGAAACCAATCGGTGGGGTTTTGATTTAGAGATTTTGGTTCGAGCGCGAAAAAGCTTCCTTTACATTAAACAAGTGCCAGTCGAATGGTGTGATCAGGAAGGTTCAAGTGTTAATGGGGTTAGCGTATTTATCAGTGCGGTAAAAGAGTTAATTAATATTAAAAAGCAATCAAAAAAGTGGAAGTAG
- a CDS encoding GGDEF domain-containing protein yields MLYVSLALIIAALASWIIRLIFANARLRRKSAYDWLTGLLSKPGIIEIGQRIVSSSVRYSESDPPVVVMLADLDGFKRLNDKCGHHAGDEMLRSVAGNVFGHLRESDGVGRVGGDEFVLVARGDALSLAQKIESSMNAINTWGAGRGFPEVGMSIGIAVLNHEKVGLFCFATGRSWKALRPLGEIGVYHSKHRKVFGKFVAGASRTKLLESHLNKVRELATHPVTFDGMTAAADAAMYSAKTGER; encoded by the coding sequence ATGCTGTACGTCAGTTTGGCGTTGATAATCGCCGCGCTCGCCAGTTGGATCATTAGGCTGATTTTTGCGAACGCACGCCTACGCCGTAAGTCGGCTTACGACTGGCTAACCGGACTATTGTCTAAGCCAGGTATCATCGAGATTGGACAGAGAATCGTTTCAAGTTCGGTTCGATATTCGGAATCAGACCCGCCGGTAGTTGTAATGTTGGCAGACCTGGATGGGTTCAAACGCCTCAACGACAAGTGCGGTCACCACGCCGGAGACGAAATGCTGCGCAGCGTCGCTGGCAACGTCTTTGGCCACTTGCGTGAGTCCGACGGTGTCGGGCGCGTGGGCGGTGACGAATTCGTGCTTGTTGCTCGGGGCGACGCGCTGAGTTTAGCGCAAAAGATCGAGTCGTCCATGAACGCGATTAACACTTGGGGCGCTGGCCGTGGATTCCCCGAGGTCGGGATGAGCATTGGCATTGCGGTGCTAAACCACGAAAAAGTGGGACTGTTCTGCTTTGCCACCGGCCGCAGCTGGAAAGCGCTGCGCCCACTCGGGGAGATCGGGGTGTACCATTCCAAGCACCGGAAGGTGTTTGGAAAGTTTGTGGCTGGGGCGTCTCGGACTAAGCTGTTGGAGAGCCACCTAAACAAAGTCCGAGAGCTGGCCACACACCCCGTGACTTTTGACGGAATGACTGCGGCGGCGGATGCCGCAATGTACTCCGCTAAGACAGGGGAAAGATGA
- the rny gene encoding ribonuclease Y, producing the protein MSAVIIAALSGVAGLVIGIIVIRTLTARQLEQYKNKAQKTADELENKHKDIIFQAKDEALKIKDDAKKEEEHRLKEVKELEQNVRRREEAIETRVLEIDKERKLVQQSTAEVSEMKDKLREIRTQQEQSLERISKLTKDDAKKVLLELVEKENRDELVQRIKQVEQAAKDEAESRARKIVATTISRISSDMTAEQTVSAITIPNEEMKGRIIGKEGRNIQVFEKETGVDVIIDDTPDSVILSSFDPVRRQIARVALEKLIQDGRIHPTRIEELVKKATDEVGEEVKKAGEDAAYEAGVSGLPVELLKIFGRLKFRTSYGQNMLRHAIEVSHIAGVLAAEIGANVDISKKAALLHDIGKTVSQEVSGSHALISGDIMRKYGIPEDVVHAAEAHHEDVEIKSTEAFVVQAADAISGARPGARRESLDQYIKRLTELENIANSFKGVEKSFAIQAGREVRIIVNPSDIDDLAMHKLAKDVANKVSATMQFPGQIKVNVIREMRSVEYAK; encoded by the coding sequence ATGTCAGCTGTTATAATAGCTGCCCTGTCTGGGGTAGCCGGACTTGTGATTGGAATTATCGTTATTCGAACCTTAACTGCACGCCAATTAGAGCAGTATAAAAATAAGGCGCAAAAAACCGCCGATGAACTCGAAAATAAGCACAAGGATATCATCTTTCAAGCTAAAGATGAGGCCTTAAAAATTAAAGATGATGCCAAAAAAGAAGAAGAGCATCGCTTAAAAGAAGTTAAGGAATTAGAGCAAAATGTGCGCCGCCGCGAAGAAGCAATAGAGACGCGCGTTTTAGAGATAGACAAAGAGCGTAAATTGGTGCAGCAATCAACCGCCGAAGTATCCGAAATGAAAGATAAATTACGCGAAATTCGCACTCAGCAAGAGCAATCGTTAGAGCGAATTTCTAAATTAACTAAAGATGATGCCAAAAAAGTGTTGTTAGAGTTAGTGGAAAAAGAAAACCGAGACGAGCTGGTTCAACGCATTAAACAGGTTGAGCAAGCCGCCAAAGACGAAGCCGAATCACGCGCCCGTAAGATTGTAGCTACCACCATTTCACGCATCTCTTCGGATATGACCGCCGAACAAACTGTTTCGGCCATTACTATTCCAAACGAAGAAATGAAGGGGCGAATTATTGGCAAAGAAGGCCGCAACATTCAGGTTTTTGAAAAAGAAACCGGAGTGGATGTAATTATCGACGATACTCCCGACAGCGTCATTTTATCGTCATTTGATCCGGTACGCCGTCAAATTGCCCGTGTGGCGCTAGAAAAATTGATCCAAGATGGCCGCATCCATCCTACCCGCATTGAAGAGTTGGTTAAAAAAGCCACCGACGAAGTTGGCGAAGAAGTTAAAAAAGCCGGTGAAGACGCCGCTTATGAGGCCGGAGTATCTGGATTGCCGGTTGAATTATTAAAGATTTTTGGCCGATTAAAGTTTCGTACCAGTTACGGCCAAAATATGTTGCGTCATGCCATTGAAGTGTCGCACATTGCGGGCGTTTTAGCCGCAGAAATTGGCGCTAACGTAGATATTTCTAAAAAAGCTGCTTTACTGCATGATATTGGAAAAACAGTGTCGCAAGAGGTTTCGGGTAGCCACGCATTAATTTCGGGTGATATTATGCGTAAATATGGCATTCCAGAAGACGTTGTACACGCCGCAGAGGCCCATCATGAGGATGTGGAGATCAAATCTACCGAAGCGTTCGTGGTGCAGGCTGCAGACGCCATATCGGGCGCCAGACCGGGTGCCAGACGTGAAAGCTTAGATCAGTATATCAAACGCTTGACCGAGCTTGAAAACATTGCCAATTCATTCAAAGGTGTGGAAAAATCGTTTGCTATTCAGGCCGGGCGTGAAGTGCGAATTATCGTTAATCCTTCGGACATCGATGATTTAGCAATGCATAAGCTAGCCAAAGACGTGGCCAACAAGGTTTCCGCCACTATGCAGTTCCCGGGTCAAATTAAGGTCAACGTTATCCGCGAAATGCGATCAGTTGAATACGCCAAATAA
- a CDS encoding TIGR00282 family metallophosphoesterase, which yields MNILFIGDISGRLGRRAVTEVLPEIIKKHKVDLVIANIENASSGDGVSVKAYDELRALPIDIFTSGNHIWQKREIYPTLEDKNELILRPINYPDGTIGRGVWTKEIGTTKVAVVNVIGRIFMKEGIDDPFRATEKVLSELKNHVVIVDFHAEATSEKRAFGFFLDGKVAAVLGTHTHVPTADEQILPEGTAYISDVGFVGAHQSVLGVDKDIIVHNFMVKPNEIYEMGKGEAEFNAVLIETNGLKAKSISRIREMV from the coding sequence ATGAATATTCTCTTTATCGGTGATATTTCGGGCAGGCTCGGGCGCCGAGCAGTAACCGAGGTTTTACCGGAAATAATCAAGAAACATAAGGTAGATTTAGTTATCGCCAACATTGAAAACGCATCGAGTGGTGATGGCGTCAGTGTGAAAGCGTATGATGAATTACGCGCTTTGCCAATCGATATTTTTACCTCTGGCAATCATATCTGGCAAAAAAGAGAAATCTATCCGACATTAGAAGATAAAAACGAACTAATTTTACGCCCAATAAACTATCCCGACGGCACCATCGGACGCGGAGTTTGGACAAAAGAAATTGGCACTACCAAAGTGGCAGTGGTAAATGTGATCGGCCGCATTTTTATGAAAGAGGGCATAGATGATCCGTTTAGAGCAACCGAAAAAGTGCTGAGTGAGTTAAAAAACCATGTAGTGATTGTCGATTTTCACGCCGAAGCAACATCCGAAAAACGGGCGTTTGGATTCTTTCTGGATGGCAAAGTGGCCGCCGTTTTAGGCACTCACACTCACGTACCAACCGCCGATGAGCAAATTTTGCCCGAAGGCACCGCTTATATTTCTGATGTTGGATTTGTGGGAGCTCATCAATCCGTACTTGGAGTTGATAAAGATATTATTGTCCATAATTTTATGGTCAAGCCAAATGAGATTTACGAGATGGGTAAAGGCGAGGCCGAATTTAACGCTGTTCTAATCGAGACCAACGGCCTCAAAGCCAAGTCAATATCTCGTATTCGCGAAATGGTTTAA
- a CDS encoding SprT family zinc-dependent metalloprotease: MTEYIIVRAKRRSVQIKIDHDGKVIVRAPFWVSLRQIDQFVHQNEAWIAKRLDVHQQQPHRQSHHFNDGDMFWYLGKEYPLKISGEISGKVRFENALIIPNTKPELARTMILKWYKNEADMFLRQRLDQFATLMDIKYHAVKITSATSRWGSCNHLNSISLNWKLIQVPKDVIDYVVVHELAHILQHNHSKLFWAEVEKVLPDYKIRRKWLKDHGFLLQF, encoded by the coding sequence ATGACAGAATATATTATTGTGCGGGCAAAACGCCGTAGTGTGCAAATCAAAATTGATCACGATGGTAAAGTGATAGTGCGGGCGCCGTTTTGGGTTTCCTTACGTCAAATTGATCAATTTGTGCATCAAAACGAGGCGTGGATTGCTAAAAGACTCGATGTACACCAACAGCAACCACACCGCCAATCGCATCATTTTAATGATGGCGATATGTTTTGGTATTTGGGAAAAGAATATCCACTAAAGATTTCAGGTGAGATCAGTGGCAAGGTGAGATTTGAGAATGCGCTAATTATTCCCAATACCAAACCGGAACTAGCTAGAACAATGATACTGAAATGGTACAAAAACGAGGCAGACATGTTTTTACGACAGCGGCTAGATCAATTTGCTACCTTAATGGATATTAAATATCATGCAGTCAAAATTACCTCAGCAACTAGCCGCTGGGGATCGTGCAATCACCTTAACTCAATTAGCCTGAATTGGAAGCTAATTCAAGTTCCAAAAGACGTTATTGATTACGTGGTGGTGCACGAGCTGGCGCACATTTTACAACATAACCATAGTAAACTGTTTTGGGCTGAGGTTGAAAAAGTACTACCCGATTATAAAATCAGGCGTAAATGGCTGAAAGACCACGGCTTTCTGTTGCAATTTTAA
- a CDS encoding AI-2E family transporter produces MEQPAVQRVKFDISTSAIIKILVVIFGIFFLQKIQSILLLLLIVLILVTALSPIVDSLVKRLQIKRWLAVTLIFSSIAVLLILVTWLIVPLLFSQTIDLLQLPQIKNLFGITESSSALEELQMLYAKIPGLPTDSTGFVNFFSAIFGGIASAFTILVLSLYLLLDEDGIRKYILTVLPTTHKEQIVSVIHKISVKLGYWLRGQLSLGLIIGLIDLVILLSFGVPYALTLAIFAGVTELIPYLGPFLGYGAALFVALTSDSSFHISKLVVVVGISIGYLVVQQLEGNFLVPKVMQKSVGLSPVIIIVAILIGAKLFGLVGVILSVPIAAGISVIADEWPAIQQAYHNNKAGISKSLE; encoded by the coding sequence ATGGAACAACCAGCGGTTCAACGCGTCAAATTTGACATTTCAACCAGTGCCATCATCAAAATTCTAGTGGTGATCTTTGGCATCTTCTTTTTGCAAAAAATTCAAAGCATATTGCTGTTATTATTAATTGTTTTGATCTTGGTAACCGCCCTTTCTCCGATTGTCGACTCGCTGGTTAAACGCTTGCAGATCAAGCGCTGGCTGGCTGTTACCTTAATTTTTAGCTCCATTGCCGTATTACTGATTCTGGTTACATGGCTGATTGTGCCGTTGCTGTTTAGCCAGACAATCGACTTATTGCAACTACCACAAATCAAGAATTTATTTGGTATCACCGAATCCAGCTCGGCGCTTGAAGAGTTGCAAATGTTATATGCCAAAATTCCCGGATTACCGACGGATAGCACCGGTTTTGTCAACTTTTTCTCGGCCATTTTTGGCGGCATCGCTAGCGCATTTACCATTCTGGTATTATCGCTATATCTTTTGCTTGATGAGGATGGCATTCGCAAATACATTCTGACTGTATTACCAACAACACATAAAGAACAAATTGTTTCGGTGATACACAAAATTAGCGTCAAATTAGGATACTGGTTACGCGGTCAACTTTCCTTGGGATTGATTATCGGATTGATTGATTTGGTTATTTTGCTTAGTTTCGGCGTACCTTATGCTTTGACTCTGGCAATTTTCGCCGGAGTAACCGAATTAATCCCGTATCTTGGACCATTTTTGGGGTACGGCGCCGCATTGTTTGTCGCACTAACCTCTGACTCGTCATTTCATATTAGCAAACTAGTAGTAGTAGTTGGCATTTCGATTGGATATCTAGTGGTACAGCAACTGGAAGGTAATTTCTTGGTACCAAAAGTGATGCAAAAGTCAGTCGGGCTTTCGCCTGTAATAATAATTGTGGCAATTTTGATTGGCGCAAAATTATTCGGATTAGTTGGTGTAATCCTATCCGTACCAATTGCGGCTGGTATTTCGGTTATTGCCGATGAATGGCCTGCCATTCAGCAAGCTTATCATAATAATAAAGCCGGCATCTCTAAATCACTAGAATAA
- a CDS encoding Glu/Leu/Phe/Val dehydrogenase: MADNNPWLRAQLQIQSIAKKVNLDRLWVAKLSNPDKVIELNLPLLKDDGNVVVYTGYRSQHNNALGPYKGGIRYHPQVNVDEVKALSLWMTMKNAVIDVPFGGGKGGVNVNPKDLSTNELERLTRQYISAIADNIGPHKDVPAPDVNTNGQIMEWVVDQFAKSTGKKSLAVVTGKPLTLGGSLGRTEATGLGGAYAFEAIMKAAKIDITNLTASVQGFGNVGQYVAKFLVELGVKVVAISDSKTGIYNPLGITNIDALIEAKNSGKLLSDMAEKSQIISPDKILTLPVDVIVPAALENVIVAENASQIKAKYVLELANGPTTADADQVLKTKGIMVIPDILANSGGVAVSYYEWYQNIHKQSWSKEKVFAKLKAQMNKASLAVYNLSVQEKTTLRDAAYMVAIKRITNHSKK; this comes from the coding sequence ATGGCAGATAATAACCCGTGGTTGCGTGCGCAGCTACAAATTCAAAGCATCGCCAAGAAAGTTAACCTTGACCGATTGTGGGTGGCCAAATTATCTAATCCAGACAAAGTAATCGAGCTAAATTTGCCGTTGTTAAAGGATGATGGCAACGTGGTGGTTTACACCGGATATCGATCTCAGCATAATAACGCCCTCGGGCCATACAAGGGTGGTATTCGTTATCATCCCCAAGTTAACGTAGATGAGGTAAAAGCGCTGTCATTGTGGATGACAATGAAGAATGCCGTGATAGACGTGCCATTTGGCGGTGGCAAAGGTGGTGTTAATGTTAACCCTAAAGATTTATCGACCAATGAGTTAGAAAGATTGACCAGGCAATACATTAGCGCGATTGCCGATAATATTGGGCCGCACAAAGACGTGCCGGCGCCAGATGTGAACACTAACGGGCAAATAATGGAGTGGGTGGTTGACCAATTTGCCAAATCGACCGGCAAGAAGTCGCTGGCGGTGGTTACCGGTAAGCCGCTAACTCTAGGTGGATCATTGGGACGCACCGAAGCCACCGGTCTAGGGGGCGCGTACGCCTTTGAGGCGATCATGAAGGCCGCAAAGATCGATATCACCAATCTTACCGCATCTGTACAAGGATTCGGTAACGTGGGGCAGTACGTGGCCAAATTCTTGGTTGAGCTGGGAGTAAAGGTGGTGGCGATATCCGATTCCAAAACCGGCATTTACAATCCGCTTGGTATCACTAATATTGATGCGTTAATTGAAGCAAAAAACAGCGGCAAATTACTATCGGATATGGCGGAAAAATCGCAAATTATTTCTCCGGATAAGATATTGACGCTGCCGGTAGATGTGATAGTTCCAGCGGCGCTAGAAAATGTGATAGTGGCCGAAAATGCATCTCAGATTAAAGCCAAATACGTTTTAGAACTGGCCAATGGCCCCACTACCGCCGATGCGGATCAAGTACTAAAAACAAAAGGAATAATGGTTATTCCGGATATTCTAGCCAATTCAGGTGGTGTGGCGGTTTCTTACTACGAATGGTATCAAAACATCCACAAGCAATCGTGGAGTAAAGAGAAAGTTTTTGCCAAACTTAAAGCCCAAATGAATAAAGCCAGCTTGGCGGTTTATAATTTGTCGGTACAAGAAAAGACCACACTAAGAGATGCCGCATACATGGTGGCAATAAAGCGAATTACTAATCATTCAAAAAAATAA
- a CDS encoding peptidylprolyl isomerase has product MKILEKIKQFTKSIARFFSRFEFKRRSARSIFFSLVGLFVALIIAFAIAIYGFNVNNSSAKFMARIIPYPAVKVNWSLIPISDYNFTYDYTKHFYDASKTSYDVTTVKKQVIDLLITDQLTANQATKNKIKVSQDEVNQAYQKLQEKSGKEELAKVLTDLYGLNEDQFKNLIAKQLLKNKVQAWYQDKKQWREVQVRHLLVKVDSGADQKTIDAAQVKAKDYLKQINGGKPFADMAKQYSEDTASNNNSGELGYLSRGQSVAEFDDAIFASSVKKGDILGPIRTTYGWHLILIEDIRGDNDFVIWKNAAKVHTFIGI; this is encoded by the coding sequence ATGAAAATACTTGAAAAAATAAAACAATTCACAAAATCCATTGCTCGGTTTTTCTCACGATTTGAGTTTAAAAGACGCTCAGCGAGATCAATATTCTTTAGTTTGGTTGGTTTGTTTGTGGCCTTAATTATTGCGTTTGCGATTGCAATTTATGGGTTTAACGTCAACAATTCATCTGCCAAATTTATGGCCAGAATCATTCCGTACCCTGCGGTTAAAGTAAATTGGTCACTTATCCCGATCTCGGATTACAACTTTACCTACGATTATACTAAGCATTTTTATGATGCCAGCAAAACCAGCTACGATGTTACTACGGTCAAAAAGCAGGTGATTGACCTACTAATTACCGATCAGCTGACTGCGAATCAAGCTACCAAGAACAAGATCAAGGTTAGCCAAGACGAAGTAAATCAGGCTTATCAAAAACTGCAAGAAAAAAGTGGTAAAGAGGAGCTTGCTAAAGTTCTGACCGATCTATACGGGCTAAACGAGGATCAATTCAAAAATTTAATTGCCAAGCAGCTACTCAAAAATAAAGTACAGGCTTGGTATCAAGATAAAAAACAGTGGCGCGAAGTTCAGGTTCGTCATCTGTTAGTTAAAGTAGATTCCGGCGCTGACCAAAAAACCATTGATGCCGCTCAGGTAAAAGCTAAGGACTATCTAAAGCAGATAAATGGCGGTAAGCCGTTTGCCGATATGGCCAAGCAATATAGTGAAGACACGGCCAGTAATAATAACTCTGGCGAGCTTGGATATCTAAGCCGCGGCCAGTCTGTTGCTGAGTTTGACGACGCAATTTTTGCCAGTTCGGTTAAAAAAGGTGATATTCTGGGACCGATTCGTACCACCTATGGTTGGCATTTAATCTTAATAGAAGATATTCGCGGTGATAACGACTTTGTGATTTGGAAAAATGCGGCTAAGGTTCACACATTCATCGGGATCTAA
- a CDS encoding LCP family protein yields MRFIKFGASGSKVKRTAKWVGLFFVVLIIGLSSWFGYTIIKNKNKVITANSNGGSVLLTKNAKDVKPSDLSGDSDGRVNILLMGMGGEDHPGGTLTDTIQVLSLDTQNHKAGFLSVPRDLYYKYSSNTYARINEMYYRGELKQKGNGTAAAKQTISDLLGIPIHYYVLLDFQAFKEIVDSLGGITVTVDTPLDDPFYPAADMIRYSPVHIKAGTQTMDGETALKYARSRKTTSDFDRSRRQQEVMLAIKQKALSAGVLTNPVKLTQIMNIVGNHIRTDLQVSEMQTLITEVKDLTGSQIITQVIDSSASGPLVGQNIGGADVLVPRDGDYTYQAVKDIAHTIFTNPFLAKEDSTIAIQNATSTSGLGATVSKTLKNLGYNVVSVTNSTTKEQFTQLIDRSGGKNPFTISFLEKRFGLKARQDSSASSETADIVLILGADYSTSK; encoded by the coding sequence ATGCGATTTATTAAATTTGGTGCATCCGGATCAAAAGTTAAACGAACGGCAAAGTGGGTCGGCTTATTTTTTGTCGTCCTGATAATAGGATTATCTAGCTGGTTCGGCTACACCATCATAAAAAATAAAAATAAGGTCATTACGGCTAACTCTAACGGGGGTAGCGTTTTGCTGACTAAAAACGCAAAAGATGTTAAACCGTCCGATTTATCCGGTGATTCGGATGGTCGGGTAAATATTCTATTGATGGGCATGGGTGGAGAAGATCATCCGGGCGGTACATTGACAGACACTATCCAAGTTTTATCGTTAGATACTCAAAATCACAAAGCTGGTTTCCTATCTGTGCCAAGGGATCTGTATTATAAATATTCCAGTAACACATACGCTCGTATAAATGAGATGTATTATCGTGGTGAATTGAAACAAAAAGGCAATGGCACAGCCGCGGCAAAGCAGACCATTAGTGATCTATTAGGCATACCGATTCATTATTATGTGTTACTGGATTTTCAGGCCTTTAAGGAGATTGTGGACTCTTTGGGGGGTATAACGGTCACGGTGGATACGCCACTTGATGATCCGTTTTATCCGGCGGCAGATATGATTCGTTACTCTCCGGTGCATATTAAAGCCGGAACACAAACAATGGATGGGGAAACTGCCTTAAAGTATGCCAGATCACGTAAAACCACATCCGATTTTGATCGATCGCGCCGACAGCAAGAAGTAATGTTAGCGATTAAACAAAAAGCCCTGTCGGCAGGCGTCTTAACTAATCCGGTTAAATTGACTCAAATAATGAATATTGTGGGTAATCATATTCGTACTGACTTACAGGTTAGCGAAATGCAAACACTCATCACCGAGGTTAAAGATTTAACTGGCAGCCAAATTATTACCCAGGTAATTGACAGCTCAGCCAGTGGTCCGTTGGTGGGGCAAAATATTGGTGGTGCAGACGTATTGGTCCCACGCGATGGCGATTACACCTATCAAGCAGTTAAAGACATTGCTCATACCATTTTCACCAATCCATTTTTGGCAAAAGAAGACTCAACTATTGCTATTCAAAACGCTACCAGCACCTCTGGACTTGGCGCAACCGTATCCAAAACACTTAAAAATTTGGGATACAATGTTGTAAGTGTTACAAATAGCACTACAAAAGAGCAGTTCACGCAGTTGATCGATCGGAGTGGTGGCAAAAATCCATTCACTATATCATTTTTAGAAAAAAGATTCGGACTAAAAGCCCGCCAAGATTCTTCTGCTAGTAGCGAAACAGCGGACATTGTGCTAATATTAGGCGCAGACTATTCGACAAGCAAATAG
- a CDS encoding carboxypeptidase-like regulatory domain-containing protein produces MKKIARFLVIGLAMIINIGLLSVPAMAIGPSSNPSSATSATPTMSPTANFTPTPNATPTATPTKTPTPTANASGQPSSNPSSGVRTWLEGFAYLSTSKVGIPNVNVTLYQNGNTGVTVKTDLTGHYIFPSVYPESASLKAQGDFVVFPIKTIPWLRPGKNVYDIKLEVVSSNKISGELLYKKPGVIIKIFEVKSRKLIGKTIIGPQGINFEYVSDALVPGVDFSVEPWLGDTKLIGTPATVKFSATNNQTISVSLQVDNVAVDNVHKVDVVVVDYFDYGPTEKLVSNATVKLDLYPKTHLSAKTNKKGIASFKKVLSGVYTVTVSASGYKTYTTTAVLYNVPDNTADIIHVAMTPNSVSTDGKCYKYPQTNVKEFWFCGYQAKTTYTSMLATWKAVDEQIGKLRAAYPKYNMLPLQVVVNSDGNPSVGYEYSEYGHNESSPPNVKCMSALPHPNTNGPNLFAERFEITASVVQKYGTDVTVHAVIHEFGHGIDLRKSGTCDTFSSDTGLFATVRALGRFLDPPYFTVIKDSTYDNAWKSFGHPKDGNTETYASAFHDGIVHMNDYSKNANDTGQIINDILMKTVDLSLQP; encoded by the coding sequence ATGAAAAAAATCGCACGTTTTTTGGTGATTGGTTTGGCGATGATAATAAATATTGGATTGCTTTCCGTCCCTGCTATGGCTATTGGGCCGTCGAGTAATCCATCTTCTGCCACCTCAGCCACACCCACAATGTCTCCCACAGCCAATTTCACTCCAACTCCAAACGCAACCCCTACTGCTACCCCCACCAAAACACCTACTCCAACTGCTAACGCTTCCGGACAGCCATCATCAAATCCATCTTCCGGCGTTCGCACATGGCTAGAAGGTTTTGCCTATCTTTCAACCTCCAAAGTGGGTATTCCGAATGTGAACGTTACTCTCTACCAAAATGGCAATACCGGCGTCACAGTCAAAACAGACCTGACCGGGCATTACATCTTTCCGTCGGTCTATCCTGAATCAGCTAGTCTAAAAGCACAAGGTGATTTTGTTGTTTTCCCAATCAAAACTATTCCGTGGCTTCGTCCGGGTAAAAATGTATATGATATTAAACTTGAAGTGGTTTCTTCGAATAAAATATCAGGCGAATTATTATATAAGAAACCCGGGGTGATAATAAAGATATTCGAGGTTAAGAGTAGAAAATTAATTGGCAAAACAATCATTGGCCCACAAGGGATCAATTTTGAATATGTGTCAGACGCACTTGTTCCTGGTGTCGATTTCTCGGTTGAGCCGTGGCTAGGTGATACAAAATTAATTGGTACACCGGCTACGGTCAAGTTTTCCGCGACGAATAATCAGACAATAAGTGTAAGTTTGCAAGTTGATAATGTGGCAGTAGATAATGTTCATAAAGTAGATGTAGTGGTGGTAGATTACTTTGATTACGGTCCGACAGAAAAATTAGTTAGTAATGCAACAGTTAAGCTAGATCTTTATCCAAAAACACATCTTTCCGCTAAAACAAATAAAAAAGGTATAGCTAGTTTTAAAAAAGTGCTTTCGGGCGTTTATACCGTTACTGTTTCCGCATCAGGCTATAAAACATATACCACAACTGCGGTATTGTATAATGTCCCTGATAATACCGCTGACATAATTCATGTTGCCATGACACCAAATTCGGTTTCAACGGACGGTAAATGTTATAAATATCCTCAAACAAATGTAAAAGAATTTTGGTTCTGTGGGTACCAAGCCAAAACTACGTATACCAGTATGCTGGCAACGTGGAAAGCGGTGGACGAGCAGATTGGCAAGCTAAGAGCAGCGTATCCAAAATATAATATGCTACCCCTGCAAGTGGTTGTTAACTCAGACGGGAATCCCAGCGTTGGCTACGAATACAGTGAATATGGGCATAATGAGTCAAGCCCTCCCAATGTTAAATGTATGTCTGCGCTGCCGCACCCAAATACTAATGGTCCAAATTTATTTGCTGAACGTTTTGAAATCACAGCTAGTGTGGTTCAAAAATATGGCACAGATGTTACTGTTCACGCCGTCATTCATGAATTTGGGCACGGCATAGACTTGCGTAAGAGCGGCACTTGCGATACTTTTTCTTCCGATACCGGTCTTTTTGCCACTGTTCGTGCTTTGGGTAGATTTTTGGATCCACCATATTTTACCGTCATAAAAGACAGTACGTATGACAATGCGTGGAAAAGCTTTGGACATCCAAAAGACGGCAACACTGAAACATACGCTTCGGCTTTCCATGACGGTATCGTACATATGAATGATTATTCAAAAAATGCTAATGATACCGGTCAGATTATCAACGATATTCTAATGAAAACCGTTGATCTGTCGTTGCAGCCATAA